Proteins encoded together in one Lathyrus oleraceus cultivar Zhongwan6 chromosome 5, CAAS_Psat_ZW6_1.0, whole genome shotgun sequence window:
- the LOC127082151 gene encoding spermine synthase produces MGDDAERGLGCQKIMDGKESNRNGLEKEIPSCCLKAMASAPELDSNCHSTVVSGWFSESQTSSGKSGGVVYFNNPMWPGEAHSIKVEKILFKEKSLYQEVLVFESLTYGKVLVLDGIVQLTEKDECAYQEMITHLPLCSIPSPKTVLVVGGGDGGVLREISRHSSVEHIDICEIDKMVIDVSRKFFPELAVGFDDPRVHLHVGDAIEFLKHAPEGRYDAVIVDSSDPVGPAQELVEKPFFETISNALRPGGVLCNMAESMWLHTHLIQDMISICRVTFKGSVHYAWTSVPTYPSGVIGFLLCSTEGPHVDFVNPINPIEKLEGADKHKRKLRFYNSEMHSAAFALPSFLKNELSWLGDYSRQ; encoded by the exons ATGGGAGACGACGCAGAAAGAGGTTTGGGATGCCAGAAGATTATGGATGGGAAGGAGAGTAACAGGAATGGCTTGGAGAAGGAAATTCCTTCCTGTTGTTTGAAAGCCATGGCTTCAGCACCTGAGTTGGACTCAAACTGTCACTCTACTGTTGTTTCTGGGTGGTTCTCAGAATCTCAAACTTCCTCTG GGAAATCTGGGGGAGTTGTTTATTTCAACAACCCAATGTGGCCGG GAGAAGCCCATTCAATCAAAGTGGAGAAGATATTGTTCAAGGAAAAGTCATTATACCAAGAGGTCTTGGTTTTTGAG TCATTAACATATGGGAAAGTTCTTGTTCTTGATGGGATTGTTCAGTTGACTGAGAAGGATGAATGTGCTTACCAGGAGATGATAACTCATCTTCCCCTCTGTTCCATTCCGTCCCCCAAAACT GTTTTAGTTGTTGGTGGCGGAGATGGTGGGGTTCTAAGGGAAATATCCCGTCACAGCTCTGTGGAGCATATTGATATTTGTGAGATAGATAAGATGGTTATTGAT GTTTCTAGGAAGTTTTTTCCAGAGTTAGCTGTTGGGTTTGACGATCCTCGTGTACACTTGCATGTTGGCGATG CTATTGAATTTCTTAAACATGCTCCTGAAGGGAGGTATGACGCTGTGATTGTTGATTCCTCAGATCCTGTGG GTCCTGCCCAGGAACTTGTAGAGAAACCATTTTTTGAGACTATATCTAACGCATTAAGACCTGGTGGAGTTCTTTGTAATATGGCAGAAAGTATGTGGCTTCATACACACCTTATCCAAGACATGATCTCCATTTGTCGAGTAACATTTAAAGGTTCGGTACATTATGCATGGACAAGTGTTCCAACATATCCAAG TGGTGTGATTGGGTTTCTTCTTTGCTCAACAGAGGGGCCACATGTTGATTTTGTGAACCCCATCAATCCCATTGAAAAGTTAGAAGGTGCTGATAAGCACAAAAGGAAACTTAGGTTCTATAACTCAGAG ATGCATTCAGCTGCTTTTGCACTGCCTTCTTTTCTGAAGAATGAATTGAGCTGGCTCGGTGATTATTCTCGTCAGTAG